A single window of Dermochelys coriacea isolate rDerCor1 chromosome 2, rDerCor1.pri.v4, whole genome shotgun sequence DNA harbors:
- the YAE1 gene encoding protein YAE1 homolog produces MLGRKNCSDSHTFTTCTGILVATTTMSWVKAAVSRPSEDVFDEDADELHLVQKEWKITMEKRVKEGYRDGVEAGKELSLQQGFNRGYKQGAEMMMTCGQLKGTLSALLSWCHLNGQISALLSKINNLLAEVGKYEKCVLKYMNSISPQPHLGELLDSVQDMDLSHTIPVENEFDGTETGRLCENESELSENSCRSNGGADSLQSDSWRRTKEHTHSERPTLAWLKEETACLGEQLGLSLDILQHVQQLES; encoded by the exons ATGCTCGGGAGGAAGAATTGCTCAGATTCTCACACTTTTACCACATGTACTGGAATCCTTGTTGCTACTACTACAATGTCGTGGGTGAAAGCTGCAGTCAGCCGGCCCAGTGAGGATGTGTTTGATGAAGATGCTGATGAACTGCATCTAGTGCAGAAAGAATGGAAGATCACCATGGAGAAAAGAGTCAAA GAAGGTTATAGAGATGGTGTTGAGGCTGGGAAAGAGCTTTCACTTCAGCAGGGTTTCAATCGGGGTTACAAACAGGGTGCTGAGATGATGATGACCTGTGGCCAACTCAAAGGGACCCTTAG tgcaCTCTTGTCTTGGTGTCATCTTAATGGACAAATTTCTGCTTTGCTGAGTAAGATAAATAACCTCCTGGCTGAAGTTGGCAAGTATGAAAAATGTGTGCTTAAGTATATGAATTCTATCAGTCCACAGCCCCACCTTGGAGAGTTATTGGATTCTGTTCAGGACATGGACCTTAGTCATACAATTCCAGTGGAGAATGAATTTGATGGAACTGAAACTGGAAGACTCTGTGAAAATGAGTCTGAGTTGAGTGAAAACTCTTGCAGGAGTAATGGTGGGGCTGACTCCTTGCAGTCTGACAGTTGGAGGAGGACAAAAGAACACACACATTCTGAAAGGCCAACCCTTGCTTGGCTTAAAGAAGAGACCGCCTGTTTAGGAGAGCAGCTAGGCTTGTCACTGGACATATTACAGCATGTCCAACAACTGGAAAGTTAA